In the Blastocatellia bacterium genome, GGCACTTGCTGAGCGAGCGACTCGCGGGCCGGTTCCGGCAAGCCAGCGAGCAACGGTGTATCGAAAATGCCCGGCGCGATTGTCACGACGCGAATTCCTATTCGCGCCAGGTCACGCGCCACCGGCAGCGTCATGCCGACAATGCCGCCTTTGGAGGCTGAGTACGCAGCCTGCCCG is a window encoding:
- a CDS encoding SDR family oxidoreductase; the protein is GQAAYSASKGGIVGMTLPVARDLARIGIRVVTIAPGIFDTPLLAGLPEPARESLAQQVPFPPRLGRPAEYAALVKHIIENEMLNGEVIRLDGALRMAPK